In Sphingopyxis sp. FD7, a single window of DNA contains:
- a CDS encoding vWA domain-containing protein, whose translation MFFGFLDELRAAGIPASLKEHLMLLEALDREVIDRTPEQFYYLSRAIYVKDEGLLDRFDQVFNKVFKGLLADYGQNPVDIPEEWLKAVAEKYLTAEELEAIKSLGDWDEIMETLKKRLEEQQKRHEGGNKWIGTGGTSPFGNSGYNPEGVRIGGESKHKRALKVWEKREFQNLDNTKELGTRNIKIALRRLRKFAREGAADELDIAGTIDGTARQGWLDIKMRPERRNAVKLLLFLDVGGSMDPFIKLCEELFSAATSEFKNLEFFYFHNCPYEGVWKDNKRRWSERTPMWDILHKYGHDYKVVFVGDASMSAYEITHPGGSVEHFNEESGAVWLQRITHVYPAAVWLNPVPEAHWGYTQSVKLIKQLMNDRMYPLTLAGLDDAMRELTRKH comes from the coding sequence ATGTTTTTCGGTTTCCTCGACGAGCTTCGCGCCGCGGGCATTCCCGCCAGCCTGAAAGAGCATCTGATGCTGCTGGAGGCGCTCGACCGCGAGGTCATCGACCGTACCCCCGAACAATTTTATTATCTATCCCGCGCGATCTATGTGAAGGACGAAGGCCTGCTCGATCGTTTCGACCAGGTGTTCAACAAGGTTTTCAAGGGGTTGCTTGCCGATTACGGTCAGAATCCCGTCGACATTCCCGAAGAATGGCTGAAAGCCGTCGCCGAGAAATATCTCACCGCCGAAGAGCTGGAAGCGATCAAGTCGCTGGGCGACTGGGACGAGATCATGGAGACGCTGAAAAAGCGGCTCGAGGAACAGCAGAAGCGCCACGAGGGCGGCAACAAATGGATCGGCACCGGCGGCACCAGCCCCTTCGGCAATTCGGGCTATAATCCCGAGGGCGTGCGGATCGGCGGCGAGAGCAAGCACAAGCGCGCGCTCAAGGTCTGGGAAAAGCGCGAGTTCCAGAATCTCGACAACACGAAGGAACTCGGCACCCGTAACATCAAGATCGCGCTCCGCCGCCTGCGCAAGTTCGCGCGCGAGGGCGCAGCCGACGAGCTCGACATAGCGGGCACGATCGACGGCACCGCGCGGCAGGGCTGGCTCGACATCAAGATGCGCCCCGAGCGGCGCAATGCGGTCAAGCTGCTCCTGTTTCTCGACGTCGGCGGATCGATGGATCCGTTCATCAAGCTGTGCGAGGAATTGTTCAGCGCCGCGACGAGCGAGTTCAAGAATCTGGAGTTCTTCTATTTCCACAACTGCCCCTATGAGGGGGTGTGGAAAGACAATAAGCGCCGCTGGTCCGAACGCACGCCGATGTGGGACATCCTCCACAAATATGGCCATGATTACAAGGTCGTCTTCGTCGGCGATGCCTCGATGAGCGCCTATGAAATCACCCATCCGGGCGGCAGCGTCGAGCATTTCAACGAGGAATCGGGCGCGGTGTGGCTCCAGCGGATCACCCATGTCTATCCTGCCGCGGTGTGGCTGAACCCCGTGCCCGAGGCGCATTGGGGCTACACCCAGTCGGTGAAGCTCATCAAACAGCTGATGAACGACCGCATGTACCCGCTGACCCTCGCCGGCCTCGACGACGCGATGCGCGAGCTGACGCGCAAGCATTGA
- a CDS encoding GFA family protein, which produces MAYSGECSCGAVKVRIDAEPLTVRQCWCRRCQKIAAGGPTHNAIFPTESIVADGLLASDSYIADSGNTLTRWHCAACGTPMFSASSARPQLRVVRLGVLDGSHGLKPTVAIWTSEAPDWAIIDPSMDQFPEQPPAPPPQNCRN; this is translated from the coding sequence ATGGCGTATAGCGGCGAATGTTCGTGCGGTGCGGTCAAGGTGCGCATCGACGCCGAGCCGTTGACGGTGCGGCAATGCTGGTGCCGCCGCTGCCAGAAGATCGCCGCGGGCGGGCCGACGCATAATGCGATCTTTCCGACCGAAAGCATCGTCGCCGACGGCCTTCTGGCGTCGGACAGCTATATCGCCGACAGCGGCAACACCCTGACCCGCTGGCATTGCGCGGCGTGCGGCACGCCGATGTTCAGCGCCTCATCGGCGCGCCCGCAGCTGCGCGTCGTCCGCCTGGGCGTTCTCGACGGATCGCATGGCTTGAAGCCCACCGTCGCGATCTGGACGAGCGAAGCGCCCGATTGGGCGATCATCGATCCGTCGATGGACCAGTTTCCGGAGCAGCCGCCCGCGCCGCCACCCCAGAATTGCCGGAATTGA
- a CDS encoding endonuclease domain-containing protein encodes MRRVPKEMTDRARRLRNEATPAERAMWQLLSNYRPSFTRQLVVGSYIVDLACRKAKLAIEFDGSQHLEQQNYDDRRTKFLESEGWRVMRIWNNDALSNPEGVARLILQEAAECLGGTHPQPLPFREGRVRRPRYK; translated from the coding sequence ATGCGTCGCGTGCCGAAAGAAATGACTGATCGTGCGCGCCGGTTGCGTAACGAGGCAACGCCTGCTGAGCGGGCCATGTGGCAGCTGCTTTCCAATTATCGGCCATCGTTCACTCGGCAGCTCGTGGTGGGTTCGTACATAGTCGATCTCGCATGCCGCAAAGCAAAGTTGGCGATCGAATTCGACGGCAGCCAGCATCTTGAGCAGCAAAACTATGACGATCGCCGGACGAAGTTTCTCGAGTCCGAAGGCTGGCGAGTCATGCGGATTTGGAACAACGACGCACTCTCTAATCCAGAAGGCGTCGCCCGGCTGATCCTCCAAGAAGCCGCCGAGTGCCTCGGCGGTACCCACCCCCAACCCCTCCCTTTCAGGGAGGGGAGAGTGAGGCGGCCGCGCTACAAGTGA
- a CDS encoding DUF6975 family protein: MSQSPQIRMPTRSAAELLDALVAREGTGAHPHIRSGALSSGADAMRNLADAVHFLCLLHGRHPGVIDSAARKAVDPAARAWMDQAAAAFVDERAFLSKIASAAGPVPSTAGQAQCEAAVAAQCKALDMLAESDRHGCALGAAIALTLDWRTIRVLLDISALRLDLAPPACSLPDLPGTARLAASAADTPAVERAMLFGAQQLIAQHSGLWDLLAARAASRAHS, encoded by the coding sequence TTGAGTCAGTCGCCGCAAATCCGAATGCCGACGCGCAGCGCCGCCGAACTGCTCGACGCGCTCGTCGCGCGCGAAGGCACCGGCGCGCATCCGCACATCCGTTCGGGCGCGCTGTCGAGCGGCGCCGACGCGATGCGCAACCTTGCCGATGCGGTCCACTTCCTCTGCCTGCTCCACGGTCGCCATCCCGGCGTGATCGACAGCGCGGCGCGCAAGGCGGTCGATCCCGCGGCGCGCGCATGGATGGACCAGGCCGCCGCCGCCTTTGTCGATGAGCGCGCTTTCCTGTCGAAAATTGCCTCGGCGGCCGGCCCGGTGCCGAGCACAGCGGGTCAGGCGCAATGCGAGGCCGCGGTCGCCGCGCAATGCAAAGCGCTCGACATGCTCGCCGAATCGGACCGTCACGGCTGCGCGCTCGGCGCGGCGATCGCGCTGACGCTCGACTGGCGGACGATCCGCGTGCTGCTCGACATCAGCGCGCTGCGGCTCGACCTCGCGCCGCCTGCCTGTTCGCTTCCCGACCTTCCCGGCACCGCGCGGCTCGCCGCGAGCGCCGCCGATACGCCTGCGGTCGAACGCGCGATGCTGTTCGGCGCGCAGCAGCTGATCGCGCAGCACAGCGGCCTGTGGGATCTGCTGGCGGCGCGCGCCGCCAGCCGCGCGCACAGCTGA
- a CDS encoding amidohydrolase family protein, whose translation MARIGLVLTGLLLFLVAALLWPPANAPLPARHASLLIDGARIIDVESGTAGDPTRILVRGGRIAAIAPDLAPPTGAHRVDARGRWLMPGLWDMHSHSFKVSPQLHLPLQLASGITAVRDMMGCPERTDPLLACHADKRRWSAAAAAGTMASPRFIADASFYYEDPSLTPATVKARVAEDRARGARLLKVYNNLPLAAYRTLAGEAQAQGMSLVGHVPKAVPLAEAVARGQRSFEHGRIFIEGCFADAARWRAGHYDKLPRPQLIAHMLGARNRAGCEAIMGGMAARNIAFVPTLVTREEDARAHDPAYLRDPRLVYADPLSRWAFGDDAAGTAAIYAAPEDRALLAGVLRQAQADTLAAHRAGMPVLVGSDTIIAGPKFHDEMGLLVDSGLTPAEVLRAATLDAARFAGLDRDYGSVAVGKHADLLLLDADPLADIGNSRRIAAVILGGHLYDRGGVAALLDFVRAQAAHPGNGIRLIWGFLTSPASADL comes from the coding sequence TTGGCCCGTATCGGCCTGGTCCTGACGGGATTACTGCTGTTTCTTGTCGCCGCGCTGCTCTGGCCGCCAGCGAACGCGCCGCTGCCAGCACGACACGCCAGCCTGCTGATCGACGGAGCGCGGATTATTGATGTCGAAAGCGGCACGGCGGGCGACCCCACCCGCATACTGGTGCGCGGCGGGCGGATCGCGGCGATTGCGCCGGACCTCGCGCCGCCCACGGGCGCCCATCGCGTCGACGCGCGCGGCCGATGGCTGATGCCCGGCCTGTGGGACATGCACAGCCACAGTTTCAAGGTTTCGCCGCAACTCCATCTCCCCTTGCAGCTGGCATCAGGGATAACCGCGGTGCGCGACATGATGGGCTGCCCCGAAAGGACCGATCCGCTGCTCGCCTGCCATGCCGACAAGCGGCGCTGGTCGGCGGCGGCGGCGGCGGGGACGATGGCGAGCCCGCGCTTCATCGCCGATGCAAGCTTCTATTATGAGGATCCTTCGCTGACCCCCGCGACGGTCAAGGCGCGCGTCGCCGAAGATCGCGCGCGCGGTGCGCGCTTGCTCAAGGTCTATAACAATCTGCCGCTCGCCGCCTATCGCACGCTTGCAGGCGAAGCCCAGGCCCAGGGCATGTCGCTGGTGGGTCATGTCCCCAAGGCGGTCCCGCTCGCCGAAGCGGTTGCGCGTGGCCAGCGCAGTTTCGAGCATGGCCGGATTTTCATCGAGGGTTGTTTCGCCGACGCCGCTCGCTGGCGCGCCGGACATTATGACAAGCTGCCCCGCCCGCAACTGATCGCGCATATGCTCGGCGCGCGCAATCGCGCTGGCTGCGAGGCGATCATGGGCGGCATGGCCGCGCGCAATATCGCTTTCGTTCCGACGCTGGTGACGCGCGAGGAGGATGCACGGGCGCATGACCCCGCCTATTTGCGTGACCCGCGTCTCGTCTATGCTGATCCGCTGTCGCGCTGGGCCTTTGGCGACGATGCGGCGGGAACCGCAGCGATATATGCCGCGCCCGAGGATCGCGCGCTGCTTGCCGGGGTGCTGCGACAAGCGCAGGCCGACACGCTGGCCGCACATCGCGCCGGCATGCCGGTGCTTGTGGGCAGCGACACGATCATCGCCGGCCCGAAGTTTCACGACGAGATGGGGCTGCTGGTCGACTCCGGGCTGACGCCCGCCGAAGTGCTCCGCGCCGCCACCCTCGACGCCGCGCGCTTCGCCGGACTCGATCGCGACTATGGCAGCGTCGCGGTCGGAAAGCATGCCGACCTGTTGCTTCTCGACGCCGATCCGCTGGCCGACATCGGCAACAGTCGGCGAATCGCGGCCGTTATTCTGGGCGGCCATCTCTACGACCGCGGGGGCGTCGCAGCGCTGCTCGATTTCGTGCGCGCGCAGGCCGCGCATCCCGGCAACGGTATTCGGCTTATCTGGGGCTTTCTGACCAGCCCCGCCAGCGCGGACCTGTGA
- a CDS encoding exo-beta-N-acetylmuramidase NamZ family protein has product MSFGIDRLLADPDLRKPLEGKRVALLAHPASVTADLTHSLDALVAAGVNVTAVFGPQHGVRGDLQDNMMESPDFTDPVYGVPCFSLYGEVRRPTGQSMHSFDVMLVDLQDLGCRIYTYVTTLLYVLEAAAQHGKAVWVLDRPNPAGRPIEGTRLRPGWESFVGAGPMVMRHGLTMGEMGRWFIRHFNLDVDYRVIEMEGWEPDGPGFGWPTDRVWINPSPNAPNVNMARAYAGTVMVEGATLSEGRGTTRPLELFGAPDIDAKAVIAEMYRLAPEWLAGCKLRDIWFQPTFHKHVGHLCSGVHIHAEGAWYAHAAFRPWRVQALGFKAIRSLWPDYPIWRGLDFKYEYTDDVLAIDVINGGPGLREWVDDAGAVAGDLDALALTDEAGWRGEVEGLLLY; this is encoded by the coding sequence ATTTCCTTCGGTATCGACCGCCTGCTCGCCGACCCCGACCTGCGCAAACCGCTTGAGGGCAAGCGCGTCGCGCTGCTCGCGCATCCGGCATCGGTCACCGCCGATCTGACGCACAGCCTCGACGCGCTCGTTGCCGCGGGGGTCAATGTCACGGCAGTGTTCGGCCCGCAGCATGGGGTGCGCGGCGACCTTCAGGACAATATGATGGAATCACCCGATTTCACCGATCCGGTGTATGGGGTTCCATGTTTCAGCCTATATGGCGAAGTGCGCCGCCCGACGGGCCAGTCGATGCACAGTTTCGACGTCATGCTGGTCGATCTCCAGGATCTCGGTTGTCGCATCTACACCTATGTCACGACCCTGCTCTATGTGCTCGAAGCCGCGGCGCAGCATGGCAAGGCGGTGTGGGTGCTCGACCGGCCGAATCCGGCGGGGCGACCCATCGAAGGGACGCGCCTGCGCCCCGGCTGGGAAAGCTTCGTCGGCGCCGGGCCGATGGTCATGCGCCACGGGCTGACGATGGGCGAGATGGGGCGCTGGTTCATCCGCCACTTCAACCTCGATGTCGACTATCGCGTCATCGAGATGGAGGGATGGGAACCCGATGGCCCCGGCTTCGGCTGGCCGACGGATCGCGTCTGGATCAACCCCAGCCCCAATGCGCCGAACGTCAACATGGCCCGCGCCTATGCCGGGACGGTGATGGTCGAGGGTGCGACGCTCAGCGAAGGCAGGGGGACGACGCGCCCGCTCGAACTGTTTGGCGCGCCCGACATCGACGCCAAGGCGGTGATCGCCGAAATGTACCGGCTCGCGCCCGAATGGCTGGCCGGATGCAAGCTGCGCGACATCTGGTTCCAGCCGACCTTCCACAAGCATGTCGGGCACCTTTGCAGCGGCGTCCATATCCATGCCGAGGGTGCGTGGTACGCCCATGCCGCCTTTCGCCCGTGGCGCGTGCAGGCGCTGGGATTCAAGGCGATCCGCTCGCTCTGGCCCGACTATCCGATCTGGCGCGGGCTCGATTTCAAATATGAATATACCGACGATGTGCTGGCGATCGATGTCATCAACGGCGGGCCGGGCTTGCGCGAGTGGGTCGACGATGCGGGCGCCGTTGCGGGCGACCTCGACGCGCTGGCGCTGACTGACGAGGCGGGATGGAGAGGCGAGGTGGAAGGGCTTTTGCTTTATTGA
- a CDS encoding methyl-accepting chemotaxis protein, with translation MKYDPINPATPILDQSVASDCGELAVGCSDAAGRIKRATDQMDRQIAELGRLENYVVSLEADQRQIADSTDEAKLLSARAREQLDVGAERVNAAVSEFRSVIDLIARLGAHVTNFAAVMEQVQQVSQSIESIAKTTNMLALNAAIEAERAGDAGRTFAVVAAEVKKLAQNTRGATDEIRRSIGSLAVEASGLVTEIQSGVEQSSRAEAQFETITDALHDATHLVALLDDQSDRIAQSSAMVHANGAKVREALDRVVASVRDNSSTLIGTRDSILTMEHVSNRMFNAVISAGVSPRDSAIVALAAKVRDEFVEIAEHALARGELTMEQLFDTDYVRVPNSNPERFRTTLSDWADANWRPLFDRVVAQHPEIKMSSAGDMNGFLPTHITDCSRTPTGDLEHDTAHCRNGRILFDETDAAAKRSTAPFFMTVYRQEGDGINYLTVRNVYMPAIIGGRRWGDVEVAYQL, from the coding sequence ATGAAATATGATCCGATCAATCCGGCGACGCCGATTCTCGACCAGTCGGTCGCCAGCGATTGCGGCGAGTTGGCGGTTGGGTGCAGCGATGCCGCCGGGCGCATCAAGCGCGCGACCGACCAGATGGACCGCCAGATCGCCGAGCTTGGGCGGCTCGAAAATTACGTCGTCAGCCTCGAGGCCGACCAGCGCCAGATCGCCGATTCGACCGACGAAGCGAAGCTGCTCTCGGCGCGCGCGCGCGAACAGCTCGATGTCGGGGCCGAGCGCGTCAACGCGGCGGTCAGCGAGTTCCGGTCGGTCATCGACCTCATCGCGCGACTGGGCGCACATGTCACCAATTTCGCCGCGGTGATGGAGCAGGTGCAGCAGGTCAGCCAGTCGATCGAGTCGATCGCCAAGACCACCAACATGCTCGCGCTCAACGCCGCGATCGAGGCCGAACGCGCGGGCGACGCCGGGCGCACCTTTGCCGTCGTCGCCGCCGAGGTGAAGAAGCTGGCGCAGAATACCCGCGGCGCGACCGACGAAATCCGCCGTTCGATCGGCAGCCTCGCCGTCGAAGCGAGCGGGCTGGTCACCGAAATCCAGTCGGGGGTCGAACAGTCGAGCCGCGCCGAGGCGCAGTTTGAAACGATCACCGATGCGCTTCACGATGCAACGCACCTCGTCGCGCTGCTCGACGACCAGAGCGACCGCATCGCGCAGTCGAGCGCGATGGTCCACGCAAACGGGGCCAAGGTGCGCGAGGCGCTCGACCGCGTCGTCGCGTCGGTGCGCGACAATAGTTCGACCCTGATCGGCACGCGCGATTCGATCCTGACGATGGAGCATGTATCGAACCGCATGTTCAATGCGGTGATTTCCGCCGGGGTCAGCCCGCGGGATTCGGCAATCGTCGCGCTCGCGGCCAAGGTGCGCGATGAGTTCGTCGAAATCGCCGAACATGCGCTCGCGCGCGGCGAGCTGACGATGGAGCAATTGTTCGACACCGATTATGTGCGTGTACCGAACTCGAACCCCGAACGTTTTCGCACCACGCTCAGCGACTGGGCCGACGCCAACTGGCGCCCGCTGTTCGACCGCGTCGTCGCGCAGCATCCCGAAATCAAGATGTCGTCGGCGGGCGACATGAACGGCTTTCTGCCGACCCACATCACCGACTGTTCGCGCACGCCGACCGGCGACCTTGAACATGACACGGCGCACTGCCGCAACGGGCGCATCCTGTTCGACGAAACCGACGCCGCGGCGAAACGCAGCACGGCGCCCTTTTTCATGACGGTTTATCGCCAGGAAGGCGACGGGATCAATTATCTGACCGTGCGCAACGTCTATATGCCCGCGATCATCGGCGGACGCCGCTGGGGCGATGTCGAGGTGGCATACCAGCTTTGA
- a CDS encoding DOMON-like domain-containing protein has protein sequence MRKELICHPDTPARAVRSVAVEVSLSFDDGFALRFLIDGAIADLVLPVGEGELVIADSATDGLWESTCFEAFLTEEGQPDYTEFNYAPDGRWACYQFDDYRSLLRSDDLAPWEIAAERGEQSYALRVEPGIFPDVGAKLGLSAVIEELDGTKSYWALAHPPGQPDFHHPDCFALTLEARGRA, from the coding sequence ATGCGCAAGGAGCTGATCTGTCACCCCGATACCCCCGCGCGCGCCGTGCGGTCGGTTGCGGTCGAGGTCAGCCTGTCGTTCGACGATGGCTTTGCGCTGCGCTTCCTGATCGACGGCGCGATCGCCGATCTGGTGCTGCCCGTGGGCGAGGGCGAGCTGGTCATCGCCGACAGCGCCACCGACGGCCTGTGGGAAAGCACCTGTTTCGAGGCGTTCCTGACCGAAGAGGGGCAGCCGGATTATACCGAATTCAACTATGCGCCCGACGGGCGCTGGGCCTGTTACCAGTTCGACGATTATCGCTCGCTGCTGCGGTCCGACGATCTGGCGCCGTGGGAAATCGCGGCGGAACGCGGCGAGCAAAGCTATGCGCTGCGCGTCGAGCCGGGGATTTTTCCCGACGTCGGCGCGAAGCTCGGCCTGTCCGCGGTGATCGAGGAACTCGACGGCACCAAAAGCTATTGGGCGCTCGCGCATCCGCCGGGGCAGCCCGACTTCCATCATCCCGATTGCTTTGCCCTGACGCTTGAGGCACGCGGGCGGGCATGA
- a CDS encoding M24 family metallopeptidase, whose translation MYRRQFMGTAALTGLALTGSVSVLAADTADLPDLAAAAIPITAAERMARIAKARELMAANDMGALLIEPGSSLIYFTGVRWSRSERLTAAVLTREGEVAVVTPYFEEPSVRESLGIAAEVLTWNEDENPLAAVAAWLGKRGLAKGKIGVEETVRYFAVDGLEKAMPDATVVNGAPVVRGCRMHKSPAEIALMQLANDITLAAYRYTAPRIEAGMTPAEIGAIMRAATVALGGKSEFELILLGEASAYPHGSGKPQAVKTGEVVLMDCGASVHGYQSDISRSFVYGKASPRQRQVWDQMRKGQDVAFAAAKLGTPAGAVDDAVRAYYESLGWGPGYKLPGTSHRTGHGIGLDGHEPVNLVRGETVKLAPGMCFSNEPGIYIPGEFGIRLEDCFYMTASGPTWFSEPPPSIDRPFA comes from the coding sequence ATATACCGGCGGCAATTCATGGGGACAGCGGCGCTGACTGGGCTCGCGCTAACGGGATCGGTATCGGTCTTGGCCGCCGATACGGCGGACCTGCCCGACCTTGCCGCAGCCGCGATTCCGATCACCGCCGCCGAGCGCATGGCGCGGATCGCCAAGGCCAGGGAATTGATGGCCGCGAACGACATGGGCGCGCTGCTGATCGAGCCGGGGTCGAGCCTCATTTATTTCACCGGGGTGCGCTGGTCGCGCAGCGAGCGGCTGACCGCCGCGGTGCTGACGCGCGAGGGCGAGGTGGCGGTGGTCACGCCCTACTTCGAGGAACCGTCGGTGCGCGAAAGTCTGGGCATCGCGGCCGAGGTGCTGACGTGGAACGAGGATGAGAACCCGCTCGCTGCCGTCGCGGCCTGGCTTGGCAAGCGCGGGCTGGCGAAGGGCAAGATCGGCGTCGAGGAAACGGTGCGGTATTTCGCGGTCGACGGGCTGGAGAAAGCCATGCCCGACGCCACCGTGGTCAATGGCGCGCCCGTCGTGCGCGGGTGCCGGATGCACAAGTCGCCCGCCGAAATCGCGCTGATGCAGCTCGCAAACGACATCACGCTTGCCGCCTATCGCTACACGGCGCCGCGGATCGAGGCCGGGATGACGCCCGCCGAGATCGGCGCGATCATGCGCGCCGCGACCGTGGCGCTCGGCGGCAAGAGCGAGTTCGAGCTGATTCTGCTCGGCGAGGCGAGCGCTTATCCGCATGGAAGCGGCAAGCCACAGGCGGTGAAGACGGGCGAGGTGGTGCTGATGGACTGCGGCGCCTCGGTCCATGGCTATCAGTCCGACATTTCGCGCAGCTTCGTTTACGGCAAGGCGAGCCCGCGCCAGCGGCAGGTCTGGGACCAGATGCGCAAGGGACAGGACGTCGCCTTCGCCGCGGCGAAGCTCGGCACCCCGGCGGGCGCGGTCGATGACGCGGTGCGCGCCTATTATGAAAGCCTCGGCTGGGGGCCGGGTTACAAGCTGCCCGGCACGTCGCATCGCACCGGGCACGGCATCGGTCTCGACGGGCATGAGCCGGTCAATCTGGTGCGCGGCGAGACGGTGAAGCTGGCACCGGGCATGTGTTTTTCGAACGAACCGGGGATTTATATTCCGGGCGAGTTCGGCATCCGGCTCGAGGATTGTTTTTACATGACCGCCAGCGGGCCGACATGGTTCAGCGAACCGCCGCCGTCGATCGATAGGCCTTTTGCCTAA
- a CDS encoding PspC domain-containing protein — translation MQNETTNLFRRRDTFFGICEAVGQDFGFNPLYLRLAFIAPLFFFPVQSFAAYFGLGLVVLVSRLLFPARVAPTATPALSMTEGGAQSASKADELALAA, via the coding sequence ATGCAGAATGAAACCACCAATCTCTTCCGCCGCCGTGACACCTTCTTCGGTATCTGCGAGGCCGTGGGCCAGGATTTCGGCTTCAACCCGCTCTATCTGCGCCTGGCGTTCATCGCGCCGCTCTTCTTCTTCCCGGTGCAAAGCTTTGCCGCCTATTTCGGGCTCGGCCTCGTCGTGCTCGTGTCGCGCCTGCTTTTTCCGGCCAGGGTCGCGCCGACGGCCACCCCCGCGCTCAGCATGACCGAGGGCGGCGCGCAGTCGGCGTCCAAGGCCGACGAGCTCGCACTCGCAGCTTGA
- a CDS encoding DUF817 domain-containing protein gives MAVAPGPRGWFLEFLVFGFKQGWACLFGGLMLALLLGTHVFWPDDAPLHRYDAITIGAVLIQLAMLAFRLETPKEALVILLFHIVGTVMELFKTAAGSWQYPEASLLHIGAVPLFSGFMYAAVGSYIARVWRIFDFRYTGYPPVWTSYVLAAAIYINFFAHHWTYDIRWLLFAATGLLFWRCQVWFRPLHVHRRMPLLVGWGLVALFIWFAENIGTFARAWTYPSQNDGWHMVGLEKLGSWYLLMIISFVLVSLVQRPKEPGHL, from the coding sequence ATGGCGGTCGCGCCGGGACCGCGCGGCTGGTTCCTGGAGTTTCTGGTGTTCGGGTTCAAGCAGGGCTGGGCGTGCCTGTTCGGCGGCCTGATGCTCGCGCTGCTCCTCGGCACGCATGTCTTCTGGCCCGACGATGCGCCGCTCCATCGCTACGACGCGATCACCATCGGCGCGGTGCTCATCCAGCTCGCCATGCTCGCCTTCCGGCTCGAAACGCCGAAGGAAGCGCTGGTCATCCTGCTCTTCCACATCGTCGGCACGGTGATGGAGCTGTTCAAGACCGCCGCGGGATCGTGGCAATATCCCGAAGCGAGCCTGCTCCACATCGGCGCGGTGCCGCTCTTCTCGGGTTTCATGTATGCCGCGGTCGGCAGCTATATCGCGCGCGTCTGGCGCATCTTCGATTTTCGCTACACGGGCTATCCGCCGGTCTGGACGAGCTATGTGCTCGCCGCCGCCATCTATATCAATTTCTTCGCGCACCATTGGACCTATGACATCCGCTGGTTGCTGTTCGCGGCGACCGGCCTGCTCTTCTGGCGCTGTCAGGTGTGGTTCCGCCCGCTCCACGTCCATCGCCGGATGCCCCTGCTCGTCGGCTGGGGGCTGGTCGCGCTGTTCATCTGGTTCGCCGAGAATATCGGCACCTTCGCCCGTGCCTGGACCTATCCCAGCCAGAATGACGGCTGGCATATGGTCGGGCTGGAAAAGCTCGGCAGCTGGTATCTGCTGATGATCATCTCGTTCGTGCTGGTCAGTTTGGTGCAGCGGCCGAAGGAGCCAGGTCACTTGTAG
- a CDS encoding AAA family ATPase, with protein sequence MRFEGTSAYIATDDLKVAVNAATLLRRPLLVKGEPGTGKTVLAEEIAKAFDAPLITWNIKSTTKAQQGLYEYDAVARLRDGQLGEERVHDIRNYIKRGKLWEAFTSPRLPVLLIDEIDKADIEFPNDLLQELDRMAFHVYETDETISAKERPIVVITSNNEKELPDAFLRRCFFHYIKFPDRDTMAAIVEVHFPGIQKTLVSRAMDIFYDVREVPGLKKKPSTSELIDWLKLLLAEDMPLEVLQNRDVGKAIPPLHGALLKNEQDVMLFEKLAFMARRQGG encoded by the coding sequence ATGCGCTTTGAAGGAACCAGCGCCTATATCGCCACCGACGACCTCAAGGTCGCGGTCAACGCCGCGACACTCCTCCGCCGCCCCCTGCTCGTGAAGGGCGAACCGGGCACGGGCAAGACCGTGCTCGCCGAGGAGATAGCGAAAGCATTCGACGCGCCGCTGATCACCTGGAACATCAAATCGACGACCAAGGCGCAGCAAGGGCTTTACGAATATGATGCGGTGGCGCGCCTGCGCGACGGGCAACTTGGCGAAGAGCGCGTTCACGACATCCGCAACTACATCAAGCGCGGCAAATTATGGGAAGCCTTCACTTCGCCCAGGCTTCCCGTGCTGCTGATCGACGAGATCGACAAGGCGGACATCGAGTTTCCGAACGACCTGCTTCAGGAACTCGATCGCATGGCCTTCCACGTCTATGAAACCGACGAAACGATCAGCGCGAAGGAACGCCCGATCGTCGTCATCACCTCGAACAATGAAAAGGAACTGCCCGACGCCTTTCTGCGCCGCTGCTTCTTTCACTATATCAAGTTTCCCGATCGCGACACGATGGCGGCGATCGTCGAGGTCCATTTCCCCGGCATCCAGAAGACGCTGGTGAGCCGCGCGATGGACATTTTCTATGATGTGCGCGAGGTGCCGGGGCTCAAGAAAAAGCCGTCGACGAGCGAACTCATCGACTGGCTCAAGCTGCTGCTTGCCGAGGACATGCCGCTCGAAGTGCTTCAGAACCGCGATGTCGGCAAGGCGATCCCGCCCTTGCACGGCGCCCTCCTCAAGAATGAACAGGATGTGATGCTGTTCGAAAAGCTCGCCTTCATGGCCCGGCGACAGGGGGGCTGA